A genome region from Nocardioides cynanchi includes the following:
- a CDS encoding DUF1326 domain-containing protein: protein MSWNLSGSYVETCSCELMCPCNLSFDHGATYDFCRVVLVFDILEGAVDGTDVSGHTVALVADTPKVMTEGNWRVGVFVDDAASDAQLDQLVRVFSGQVGGPMAGLAPLIGEMLGVERAPIEVVDDGLRHTVRIGDAVDFEIQDIVPFGVETGEPVRFSGMFHPAGSGLTMAEAKRSQISAFGIEFEGKTGLSTSSFAWTA, encoded by the coding sequence ATGTCCTGGAACTTGTCCGGTAGCTATGTCGAGACCTGCTCGTGCGAGCTCATGTGCCCGTGCAACCTGTCGTTCGACCACGGGGCTACCTATGACTTCTGTCGGGTCGTGCTCGTCTTCGACATCCTGGAGGGAGCCGTCGACGGCACGGACGTCTCCGGCCATACGGTGGCTCTCGTCGCCGACACCCCCAAGGTGATGACCGAGGGCAACTGGCGGGTGGGCGTGTTCGTCGACGATGCCGCCAGCGACGCCCAGCTGGACCAGCTGGTCCGGGTCTTCAGCGGTCAGGTCGGCGGTCCGATGGCGGGGCTCGCTCCGCTGATCGGCGAGATGCTCGGCGTGGAGCGTGCGCCGATCGAGGTCGTGGACGACGGCCTGCGGCACACGGTCCGGATCGGGGACGCGGTCGACTTCGAGATCCAGGACATCGTTCCGTTCGGGGTGGAGACCGGGGAGCCGGTGAGGTTCTCCGGGATGTTCCACCCGGCCGGGTCCGGCCTGACCATGGCCGAGGCCAAGCGGTCGCAGATCAGCGCCTTCGGCATCGAGTTCGAAGGAAAGACCGGACTGTCGACGTCCAGCTTCGCGTGGACCGCCTGA
- a CDS encoding DUF3054 domain-containing protein, with product MSLTSRRNAWPIAVVADLLVVIVFAAVGRSNHHESTGLHGIWHTAWPFALGTVLALALTAYTKTDPLTLRAGLRVWLWTLVIGMVVRAATGAGTALSFIVVATLVLGALFLGWRFALGWKRWRSRTSWLRRR from the coding sequence GTGAGCCTGACGAGTCGCCGCAACGCGTGGCCCATCGCTGTCGTGGCCGACCTCCTGGTCGTGATCGTGTTCGCCGCGGTCGGCCGGTCCAACCACCACGAGTCGACCGGCCTGCACGGCATCTGGCACACGGCCTGGCCGTTCGCGCTGGGCACGGTGCTCGCGCTGGCGCTCACGGCGTACACGAAGACCGACCCGCTCACCCTCCGCGCCGGGCTCCGGGTCTGGCTGTGGACCCTCGTGATCGGGATGGTCGTGCGGGCCGCCACCGGAGCGGGTACGGCGTTGTCGTTCATCGTCGTGGCCACCCTCGTGCTCGGTGCGCTCTTCCTGGGCTGGCGTTTCGCGCTCGGCTGGAAGCGCTGGCGCTCACGGACCTCCTGGCTACGCCGCCGCTGA
- a CDS encoding acyl-CoA dehydrogenase, whose translation MPCEMVSLRRGQVGPLPRLAAEQAEVVTSDLQPDLDHVAKVAHDLGQWLPLPMQGDTLSLWESLASLGAVDLTVARVVEPHVDALSILREARREGAVPDEEWSRHWPGWSAAPLWGVYAAEGRERLRAVRGTDGSWCLEGVKPWCSLADRASHALITAWVDDEQRGLFAIDLSHPGVRVAVGDDEGAGQSSRWAARGLTQVRSTAIHLDAVPSVAIGPPQWYLARPGFAWGGVGVAAIWYGGAVALACRLRAAFEQRPPDQVALMHLGAVDTALTRARVVLQEAAQVADDPATSRAEAELVSQRARQVVADTVDEVLNRVGHALGPAPLTGEEEHARRVADLTVYVRQHHAERDLARLGQLSLDGPGGWQWW comes from the coding sequence ATGCCGTGCGAGATGGTGTCGCTGCGCCGAGGCCAGGTCGGACCTCTGCCACGCCTGGCGGCCGAGCAGGCCGAGGTGGTGACCTCCGACCTCCAGCCCGACCTGGACCACGTCGCCAAGGTCGCCCACGACCTGGGTCAGTGGCTTCCGCTGCCGATGCAGGGCGACACCTTGAGCCTCTGGGAGTCGCTGGCCAGCCTCGGGGCCGTCGACCTGACCGTGGCTCGCGTGGTCGAGCCGCACGTCGACGCCCTCTCCATCCTCCGTGAGGCACGCCGCGAGGGCGCCGTGCCCGACGAGGAGTGGAGCCGGCACTGGCCCGGCTGGAGCGCCGCCCCGCTCTGGGGCGTCTACGCCGCGGAAGGTCGCGAACGGCTCCGGGCCGTGCGCGGCACGGACGGCAGCTGGTGCCTGGAGGGCGTGAAGCCCTGGTGCTCCCTGGCCGACCGGGCGAGCCACGCGCTGATCACCGCCTGGGTGGACGACGAGCAGCGCGGGCTGTTCGCGATCGACCTGTCCCACCCCGGCGTCCGGGTCGCCGTCGGCGACGACGAGGGCGCCGGCCAGTCGTCGAGGTGGGCCGCGCGCGGCCTCACGCAGGTCCGCAGCACCGCGATCCACCTCGACGCCGTCCCCAGCGTCGCGATCGGCCCCCCGCAGTGGTACCTCGCCCGTCCGGGCTTCGCCTGGGGCGGGGTCGGGGTCGCCGCGATCTGGTACGGCGGCGCGGTCGCCCTGGCCTGCCGGCTGCGGGCGGCCTTCGAGCAGCGCCCGCCCGACCAGGTGGCCCTGATGCACCTCGGTGCGGTGGACACCGCGCTGACCCGCGCCCGCGTCGTACTCCAGGAGGCCGCCCAGGTCGCCGACGACCCGGCGACCTCACGTGCCGAGGCGGAGCTGGTCTCCCAACGGGCCCGCCAGGTGGTGGCCGACACCGTGGACGAGGTGCTCAACCGCGTCGGGCACGCCCTCGGTCCGGCACCACTGACCGGCGAGGAGGAGCACGCCCGACGGGTCGCCGACCTCACCGTCTACGTCCGCCAGCACCACGCCGAGCGCGACCTGGCCCGGCTCGGACAGCTCTCCCTCGACGGCCCCGGAGGCTGGCAGTGGTGGTGA
- a CDS encoding PIG-L family deacetylase, which produces MVTTPARPFTASGPGTPATVWSMHLAEAHHQPADLTGVRRVVVVGAHPDDESLGAGGLVATARALDLPVDLVCATDGEGSHPASPTHTPDDLARRRTEEWLAAADALGVDGAHTHRLGLPDGGLDTRVAELTTRLVELVGDGRDAVVVAPWSEDGHPDHEAVGRAAAATARRTGAQLWEFPIWLWHWSTPSDPRARRLRPLALDAPAAERKQRAIAAHASQVSALSSLEGDETLLTPSLLAHFAGGHEWFVITPAEDCADDALDRLHRDDPDPWGVDSRWYERRKRALLLAALPRERFRHVLEIGCSTGALTAALAERADRVLGVDRSVAALAAARQRLADLPGVAVADLDVPHAWPDEEPFDLVVVSEVGYFLSPQALDALVDRVSTGLSHDGVVVLCHWRHPVEGWVADADDVHRRFHEGALPPLQADYRDRDVEIRVHAEHWPDPTG; this is translated from the coding sequence GTGGTGACCACGCCGGCCCGCCCGTTCACCGCCTCCGGACCCGGCACACCCGCCACGGTCTGGAGCATGCACCTCGCCGAGGCCCACCACCAGCCCGCCGATCTCACCGGTGTACGACGTGTGGTCGTCGTCGGAGCGCATCCCGACGACGAGTCGCTCGGTGCCGGCGGACTGGTCGCGACCGCCCGCGCCCTCGACCTCCCGGTCGACCTCGTCTGCGCCACCGACGGTGAGGGCAGCCACCCCGCGTCGCCGACCCACACCCCCGACGACCTGGCCCGGCGCCGGACCGAGGAGTGGCTCGCCGCCGCCGACGCCCTGGGCGTCGACGGGGCACACACGCATCGGCTGGGGCTGCCCGACGGCGGCCTCGACACCCGCGTCGCCGAGCTGACCACCCGGCTGGTCGAGCTGGTCGGAGACGGACGCGACGCCGTGGTCGTGGCTCCATGGAGCGAGGACGGCCATCCCGACCACGAGGCCGTGGGCCGGGCGGCCGCCGCCACCGCGCGTCGTACCGGCGCCCAGCTCTGGGAGTTCCCGATCTGGCTGTGGCACTGGTCGACACCCTCCGACCCCCGCGCCCGCCGGCTGCGTCCCCTCGCGCTCGACGCACCCGCTGCCGAGCGCAAGCAGCGGGCCATCGCCGCACACGCCAGCCAGGTCTCCGCGCTCTCGTCCCTCGAAGGTGACGAGACACTGCTGACCCCGTCGCTGCTTGCGCACTTCGCCGGTGGGCACGAGTGGTTCGTGATCACGCCGGCCGAGGACTGCGCGGACGACGCCCTCGACCGCCTGCACCGCGACGACCCGGACCCGTGGGGGGTCGACTCGCGGTGGTACGAACGCCGCAAGCGCGCCCTCCTCCTGGCCGCCCTCCCCCGCGAGCGCTTCCGCCACGTCCTCGAGATCGGCTGCTCCACCGGAGCACTGACCGCGGCTCTCGCCGAGCGCGCCGACCGCGTCCTCGGCGTTGACCGCTCGGTCGCAGCGCTGGCCGCGGCGCGGCAACGGCTCGCCGATCTCCCCGGCGTCGCGGTCGCCGACCTCGACGTCCCACACGCCTGGCCCGACGAGGAACCGTTCGACCTCGTGGTGGTCTCCGAGGTCGGCTACTTCCTCAGTCCGCAGGCCCTCGACGCCCTGGTCGACCGGGTGTCGACCGGTCTGAGTCATGACGGCGTCGTCGTCCTCTGCCACTGGCGACACCCGGTCGAGGGCTGGGTCGCGGACGCCGACGACGTGCACCGCCGCTTCCACGAGGGAGCCCTGCCGCCGCTCCAGGCCGACTACCGCGACCGCGACGTCGAGATCCGCGTCCATGCCGAGCACTGGCCGGATCCCACCGGATGA
- a CDS encoding glycosyltransferase has product MRHEFDHVLVVVPAHDEADRLGAQLTAIASAVRYAAWSRPRTAMSTTVVLDSCTDGSADVAAGFAGVHVVEAELGCVGRARRLGIARARARHDLDPARTWVACTDADSVVPHDWLSGQLDLAESGSRLVLGTVWPDPADLEPARLRRWLARHHLRDGHPFVHGANLGFALDGYDRVGGFRALPVGEDVDLVTRLRALGLAETATSRLPVLTSGRLRGRAPAGFASYLMSLVP; this is encoded by the coding sequence ATGAGGCACGAGTTCGACCACGTCCTCGTCGTCGTACCCGCGCACGACGAGGCCGACCGCCTCGGCGCGCAGCTCACCGCGATCGCCTCGGCCGTCCGGTACGCCGCGTGGTCGCGGCCACGGACCGCGATGTCGACCACGGTCGTGCTCGACTCCTGCACCGACGGATCGGCCGACGTGGCCGCGGGGTTCGCCGGCGTCCACGTGGTCGAGGCCGAGCTCGGCTGCGTCGGCCGCGCTCGACGGCTCGGCATCGCCCGGGCACGGGCCCGCCACGACCTCGACCCGGCCCGCACCTGGGTGGCCTGCACCGACGCCGACAGCGTCGTCCCGCACGACTGGCTCAGCGGACAGCTCGACCTCGCCGAGTCCGGGTCGCGGCTCGTGCTCGGCACGGTCTGGCCCGACCCGGCCGACCTCGAGCCGGCCCGACTGCGCCGATGGCTGGCCCGCCATCACCTGCGAGACGGGCATCCCTTCGTGCACGGCGCCAACCTCGGCTTCGCCCTCGACGGCTACGACCGGGTCGGTGGCTTCCGGGCGCTGCCGGTCGGCGAGGACGTCGACCTGGTCACCCGGCTCCGCGCCCTCGGCCTCGCTGAGACCGCCACGTCACGGCTGCCGGTGCTGACCTCCGGCCGGCTCCGCGGCCGTGCGCCGGCCGGCTTCGCGTCGTACCTCATGTCGCTGGTGCCCTGA
- a CDS encoding CocE/NonD family hydrolase translates to MPRRTPLLRALVALLSILALALATQTVVQSASAAPPPSIGTPRPGTNQLEMLGGTPGTQLELVHQGAVVGTGTVDTMGSFEWRQLHKGVYRVQQAGLPGTATPAQQVTNLSSAPPQQSFFDGQTLTNGFNFITTRDGTTLSANVVLPGPANQGPYPTVVEYSGYDPSNPANAGFAQIFTTLGFAYVGVNIRGTGCSGGSYLPFEPVQSLDGYDAIEAVAAQPWVKFHKVGMVGISYPGIEQLYVGRTQPPHLSAISPLSVIDDTYRGTLWPGGILNTGFATPWATARAHDAAPFGEGWEHSPQGATPDQVTECATNQNVRLQNPDPVSTIEDNPFYNKTYYQQIDPSRFVGRIKVPVYLAGAWQDEQTGGHFPDFLDKFTSAPHLYATMSNGSHTESLSLGEFNRYADFLLLYVARTPPTTFLKGVVGVNLAQTLTGMTGLHAVADDSYAGLDLKQSRKLYNSTPPIRVIFEEGAAQGQPSGAPVGRFEHRFASWPIPRAQVKRWFLTPGGKLSGHHVHQGAKHATARSFSADPTALPATDYTGSSNAIWGPHPSYSWKQIPKGKGLGWITPPLKKKLVVIGSGSLNVWVKTASKDVDLEATVTDVRPSGREVFVQNGELRASHRKLKPGPSTALKPVHTDLAADARPMPRGKYRLLRIEIMPFAQPFRPGDRLRITLDPPGGARPLWAFDTLDHGQRVTIATDRRHRSSLALSMVPGVKIPATAPPCRSLRSQPCRTYVG, encoded by the coding sequence ATGCCCCGCCGTACGCCGCTGTTGCGCGCCCTCGTCGCCCTCCTGTCGATCCTGGCGCTGGCGCTGGCCACCCAGACCGTGGTCCAGTCCGCCTCGGCCGCACCGCCGCCGTCGATCGGCACCCCGCGACCGGGCACCAACCAGCTCGAGATGCTGGGCGGGACCCCGGGCACCCAGCTCGAGCTGGTGCACCAGGGCGCGGTGGTCGGCACCGGCACGGTCGACACGATGGGCAGCTTCGAGTGGCGCCAGCTGCACAAGGGCGTCTACCGCGTCCAGCAGGCCGGCCTCCCGGGCACGGCCACGCCCGCCCAGCAGGTCACCAACCTGAGCTCGGCACCGCCGCAGCAGTCGTTCTTCGACGGGCAGACGCTCACCAACGGGTTCAACTTCATCACCACCCGCGACGGCACCACGCTGTCGGCGAACGTGGTGCTCCCGGGTCCGGCGAACCAGGGCCCCTACCCGACCGTCGTCGAGTACAGCGGCTACGACCCCAGCAACCCGGCCAACGCCGGGTTCGCCCAGATCTTCACCACCCTCGGGTTCGCCTACGTCGGTGTGAACATCCGCGGCACCGGCTGCTCGGGCGGCTCCTACCTGCCCTTCGAGCCGGTGCAGAGCCTCGACGGGTACGACGCCATCGAGGCGGTCGCCGCCCAGCCGTGGGTGAAGTTCCACAAGGTCGGCATGGTCGGCATCTCCTACCCGGGCATCGAGCAGCTGTACGTCGGCCGCACCCAGCCGCCGCACCTGTCCGCGATCTCGCCGCTGTCGGTGATCGACGACACCTACCGCGGCACGCTGTGGCCCGGAGGCATCCTCAACACCGGCTTCGCGACCCCGTGGGCGACCGCGCGAGCGCACGACGCCGCGCCGTTCGGCGAAGGCTGGGAGCACTCCCCGCAGGGCGCGACGCCGGACCAGGTGACCGAGTGCGCCACCAACCAGAACGTCCGCCTGCAGAACCCCGACCCGGTCAGCACGATCGAGGACAACCCGTTCTACAACAAGACCTACTACCAGCAGATCGACCCGAGCCGCTTCGTCGGCAGGATCAAGGTGCCGGTCTACCTCGCCGGCGCGTGGCAGGACGAGCAGACCGGCGGACACTTCCCCGACTTCCTCGACAAGTTCACGTCGGCCCCGCACCTCTACGCCACGATGAGCAACGGCTCGCACACCGAGTCGCTGAGCCTCGGCGAGTTCAACCGGTACGCCGACTTCCTCCTGCTCTACGTCGCCCGAACGCCACCGACCACCTTCCTGAAGGGCGTCGTCGGGGTGAACCTCGCCCAGACGCTGACCGGCATGACCGGTCTCCACGCCGTGGCCGACGACAGCTACGCGGGCCTGGACCTCAAGCAGTCGCGCAAGCTCTACAACTCGACGCCGCCGATCCGGGTGATCTTCGAGGAGGGCGCGGCCCAGGGCCAGCCGTCGGGCGCGCCGGTCGGGCGCTTCGAGCACCGCTTCGCGTCCTGGCCGATCCCGCGGGCCCAGGTGAAGCGCTGGTTCCTGACCCCGGGCGGCAAGCTGTCCGGGCACCACGTGCATCAAGGCGCGAAGCACGCGACGGCGCGCTCCTTCTCCGCCGACCCGACCGCCCTGCCGGCGACCGACTACACCGGCAGCAGCAACGCGATCTGGGGCCCGCACCCGTCGTACAGCTGGAAGCAGATCCCGAAGGGCAAGGGCCTGGGGTGGATCACCCCGCCGCTGAAGAAGAAGCTGGTGGTGATCGGCAGCGGCTCGCTGAACGTATGGGTGAAGACCGCCAGCAAGGACGTCGACCTCGAGGCCACGGTCACCGACGTGAGGCCCAGCGGCCGTGAGGTCTTCGTCCAGAACGGCGAGCTCCGGGCCAGCCACCGCAAGCTCAAGCCCGGCCCGTCCACCGCGCTCAAGCCGGTGCACACCGACCTCGCGGCCGACGCCCGGCCGATGCCCCGGGGCAAGTACCGCCTGCTCCGGATCGAGATCATGCCGTTCGCCCAGCCGTTCCGCCCGGGTGACCGGCTCCGGATCACCCTCGACCCGCCGGGGGGAGCGCGGCCGCTGTGGGCCTTCGACACCCTCGACCACGGTCAGCGGGTCACCATCGCGACCGACCGGCGGCACCGTTCGTCGCTCGCGCTCTCGATGGTGCCGGGCGTCAAGATCCCGGCCACGGCCCCGCCCTGCCGCTCGCTGCGCTCCCAGCCCTGCCGGACCTACGTGGGGTGA
- a CDS encoding DUF427 domain-containing protein, whose protein sequence is MSEKRVLVPGPDHPITITPAESAVTVRYADRLVASTERALVLQEANYPPVFYVPLEDVEPSVLQATAHETYCPYKGDASYYSLADGDALAENAVWTYRTPYDAVSAIAGHVAFYPHHVEITAA, encoded by the coding sequence ATGAGCGAGAAGCGCGTCCTGGTCCCCGGTCCCGACCACCCCATCACGATCACTCCGGCCGAGAGCGCGGTGACCGTCCGGTACGCCGACCGCCTCGTCGCCTCGACCGAGCGGGCACTGGTGCTGCAGGAGGCGAACTACCCGCCGGTCTTCTACGTGCCGCTCGAGGACGTCGAGCCCTCCGTCCTCCAGGCCACCGCTCACGAGACCTACTGCCCGTACAAGGGCGACGCCTCCTACTACTCCCTGGCCGACGGCGACGCCCTGGCCGAGAACGCCGTCTGGACCTACCGCACGCCGTACGACGCCGTGTCGGCGATCGCCGGGCACGTGGCGTTCTACCCCCACCACGTGGAGATCACCGCCGCCTGA
- a CDS encoding DUF5995 family protein, whose translation MADAVTAVVRVMQSRLDALTPEQGHLREFLGTYLRTTLAVGKAVDDGVFEDAAWVEQWDVAFAELYLAALDTHLRGGAPPRPWRLAFDAPADLPALRLVLLGINAHVNYDLPQALLAVISDADFADAALMARRRRDHERIDGVLAGRVAAEDDELASRSTRSLLDRALQPLNRVASKRFLRESRTKVWHNTVELQAARLTGPTAYDVRLAELEVLSAARIADLLAPGQVLLRLAVAGFGVVLPPPG comes from the coding sequence GTGGCCGATGCCGTCACCGCCGTCGTCCGGGTCATGCAGTCCCGGCTGGACGCGCTGACCCCCGAGCAGGGCCACCTGCGCGAGTTCCTCGGCACCTACCTGCGGACGACGCTCGCGGTCGGGAAGGCCGTCGACGACGGGGTGTTCGAGGACGCCGCGTGGGTCGAGCAGTGGGACGTCGCGTTCGCGGAGCTCTACCTGGCGGCGCTCGACACGCACCTGCGTGGCGGGGCCCCGCCCCGGCCCTGGCGGCTCGCCTTCGACGCCCCCGCCGACCTGCCGGCCCTGCGGCTGGTGCTGCTCGGCATCAACGCCCACGTCAACTACGACCTCCCGCAGGCGCTGCTGGCGGTGATCAGCGACGCCGACTTCGCCGACGCTGCCCTGATGGCACGGCGGCGCCGTGACCACGAGCGCATCGACGGGGTGCTCGCCGGGAGGGTGGCCGCCGAGGACGACGAGCTGGCCTCCCGCTCGACGAGGTCGCTGCTCGACCGCGCACTGCAGCCGCTGAACCGGGTCGCCTCGAAGCGCTTCCTGCGCGAGTCCCGGACGAAGGTCTGGCACAACACCGTCGAGCTCCAGGCCGCGCGGCTCACCGGCCCGACGGCGTACGACGTGCGGCTGGCCGAGCTGGAGGTGCTCAGCGCCGCCCGGATCGCCGACCTGCTGGCGCCCGGTCAGGTGCTGCTCCGGCTGGCGGTGGCGGGCTTCGGCGTGGTGCTGCCACCGCCCGGCTGA
- a CDS encoding ADP-ribosylglycohydrolase family protein, which yields MDLTPEQLDRAAGAMLAAAAGDALGAGYEFGTAAYHGSPEMIGGGLGGFAPGEWTDDTAQGFAILEVAATGADLRSEAALDAIAANLAEWYAGRPPDVGIQTSAVLSLAGRDATAAVMTEAAREVHERNGRSAGNGSLMRTAPVALAHLDDPEALVEAAMKVSALTHHDPVAGGACAVWCLIIRHAVLHGQWPELDGGDRLQQVRGLDSARPPEGYSSWRSVLREAEQQQPDAFGRNAWVIGAQQAAWSAITHTPVPDDDPSRHLQDALGTAIGIGHDTDTVAAIAGALLGARWGASAVPDAWRTMLHGWRDQTGDGLVELARRTVRRR from the coding sequence GTGGACCTGACCCCGGAACAGCTGGACCGCGCCGCGGGGGCGATGCTCGCAGCGGCCGCCGGGGACGCGCTCGGCGCGGGCTACGAGTTCGGCACGGCGGCGTACCACGGAAGCCCGGAGATGATCGGCGGCGGGCTCGGTGGGTTCGCGCCGGGGGAGTGGACCGACGACACCGCCCAGGGCTTCGCGATCCTCGAGGTGGCCGCGACCGGGGCCGACCTGCGGTCCGAGGCGGCGCTCGACGCGATCGCAGCGAACCTCGCCGAGTGGTACGCCGGGAGGCCGCCGGACGTGGGGATCCAGACGTCGGCGGTGCTCTCGCTGGCGGGCCGGGACGCGACCGCGGCCGTGATGACCGAGGCGGCTCGCGAGGTGCACGAGCGGAACGGGAGGAGCGCCGGCAACGGCTCCCTGATGCGCACCGCACCGGTCGCGCTGGCCCATCTCGACGACCCGGAGGCGCTGGTCGAGGCGGCCATGAAGGTCAGTGCGCTGACCCACCACGACCCGGTGGCCGGCGGCGCCTGCGCCGTCTGGTGCCTGATCATCCGGCACGCCGTGCTGCACGGGCAGTGGCCGGAGCTGGACGGTGGGGACCGGCTCCAGCAGGTGCGTGGTCTCGACTCCGCTCGACCACCGGAGGGTTACTCCTCCTGGCGGTCGGTGCTGCGTGAGGCCGAGCAGCAGCAGCCCGACGCGTTCGGCCGGAACGCCTGGGTGATCGGCGCCCAGCAGGCCGCGTGGTCGGCGATCACCCACACCCCGGTCCCCGACGACGACCCGTCGCGCCACCTGCAGGACGCCCTCGGCACCGCGATCGGGATCGGTCACGACACCGACACCGTCGCTGCGATCGCCGGCGCCCTGCTCGGCGCGCGCTGGGGCGCGAGCGCCGTACCCGACGCGTGGCGCACCATGCTCCACGGCTGGCGCGACCAGACCGGTGACGGCCTGGTCGAGCTCGCGCGTCGTACCGTCCGCCGCCGCTGA
- a CDS encoding DUF2237 family protein: protein MPLPTSELNVLGGPLEPCGTEPLTGFYRDGSCSCGDDDLGLHAVCAVVTEEFLAHQRGVGNDLTAPMPEYGFPGLHPGDRWCVVAARWRQAYDDGVGTPVVLASTNRRALEVVPLDMLREHAVDVPPDLSSLG, encoded by the coding sequence ATGCCCCTTCCCACCTCCGAGCTCAACGTTCTCGGCGGCCCGCTCGAGCCGTGTGGCACCGAGCCGTTGACCGGCTTCTACCGCGACGGATCCTGCTCGTGCGGCGACGACGACCTCGGGCTGCACGCCGTCTGCGCGGTGGTGACCGAGGAGTTCCTGGCCCACCAGCGCGGCGTGGGCAACGACCTGACCGCACCGATGCCGGAGTACGGCTTCCCGGGACTCCACCCGGGTGACCGCTGGTGCGTGGTCGCGGCCCGGTGGCGCCAGGCCTACGACGACGGCGTCGGCACTCCGGTCGTCCTCGCCTCGACCAACCGGCGAGCCCTCGAGGTGGTGCCGCTCGACATGCTGCGTGAACATGCCGTCGACGTCCCGCCCGACCTGAGCAGCCTGGGCTGA
- a CDS encoding AfsR/SARP family transcriptional regulator has product MTPSAARIQMCGRLTVEVDGVRREQALPGPQGALVFAFLVAHRGRPTTRDAVCAELWPQDESGHEAALHALVSRVRRVAPCRSSGGSLQLELPAESWVDLEAARDAIHRAESAVAQRQWERGWSAAQTALFVARRGFVLGGEGAWAALTRRELELLHQRSLETYARAALGLGNAELATAENAARELVRIAPLRESAHRLLMDALAARGNPAEAFQVYEDLRVALRDQLGISPAAETQEVYGRLLG; this is encoded by the coding sequence ATGACCCCATCGGCAGCACGGATCCAGATGTGCGGGCGGCTGACCGTCGAGGTGGACGGCGTACGACGCGAGCAGGCCCTGCCCGGGCCCCAGGGCGCCCTGGTGTTCGCCTTCCTGGTGGCGCACCGTGGCCGGCCGACGACCCGGGACGCGGTCTGCGCGGAGCTGTGGCCGCAGGACGAGAGCGGCCATGAGGCGGCCCTGCACGCGCTGGTCTCGCGGGTACGTCGCGTGGCGCCGTGCCGGTCGAGCGGCGGGAGCCTCCAGCTCGAGCTCCCGGCCGAGAGCTGGGTCGATCTCGAGGCGGCGCGGGACGCGATCCACCGCGCCGAGTCGGCGGTCGCCCAGCGCCAGTGGGAGCGCGGGTGGTCCGCGGCCCAGACCGCCCTGTTCGTGGCCCGGCGCGGCTTCGTGCTCGGCGGTGAGGGGGCCTGGGCGGCCCTCACCCGGCGCGAGCTCGAGCTGCTCCATCAGCGCTCGCTCGAGACCTACGCCCGCGCCGCCCTGGGTCTCGGCAACGCCGAGCTCGCCACCGCGGAGAACGCCGCCCGCGAGCTGGTCAGGATCGCACCACTGCGCGAGAGCGCGCACCGGTTGCTGATGGACGCACTGGCCGCGCGTGGCAATCCCGCCGAGGCGTTCCAGGTCTACGAGGACCTGCGGGTCGCGTTGCGGGACCAGCTGGGCATCTCCCCGGCGGCGGAGACGCAGGAGGTCTACGGCCGACTGCTGGGGTGA
- a CDS encoding DUF1059 domain-containing protein, translating to MDRLIRCECGFIARGESDDAVVAAIETHMSSDHPDVLARLDRSEIYHWIEQT from the coding sequence ATGGACAGGTTGATCAGGTGCGAGTGCGGGTTCATCGCCCGCGGCGAGTCCGACGACGCCGTCGTCGCCGCGATCGAGACCCACATGAGCAGCGACCACCCCGACGTGCTGGCCCGCCTCGACCGGAGCGAGATCTACCACTGGATCGAGCAGACCTGA